In one Brachyspira hampsonii genomic region, the following are encoded:
- a CDS encoding alpha-glucosidase/alpha-galactosidase produces MSKITFIGAGSTIFAKNVLGDCMLTESLLESEIALYDIDPMRLKESGDMLAAMNKRINNGRAKIKSYCGIENRKEAIKNADFIVTAIQVGGYEPCTVIDFEIPKKYGLRQTIADTLGIGGIFRTLRTLPVFEDIARDIEEYAPNAWLLNYVNPMAMITGFMLRYTGVKTVGLCHSVQVCSKDLLESLGMEDKLEGRKDFIAGINHMAWLLDIRDKNGNDLYPEIKKRVYEKNEKHKDMVRFEYIKRLGYYCTESSEHNAEYNPFFIKSKYPELIDKFNIPLDEYPRRCIKQIEDWKRDSQNLLDGEFLNHKHSKEYGSFIMNAILTNEPYKIGGNILNNGVIENLDRNACVEVPCLVDSNGVQPTYVGKLPVQLAAMNMTNINVQLITIEAHVTKRLEHIYHAAMMDPHTSSELSIDDIVSLCDDLIKEHGNWLPKYK; encoded by the coding sequence ATGTCAAAAATAACATTTATAGGTGCAGGAAGTACAATATTTGCAAAGAATGTTTTAGGTGATTGCATGCTTACAGAAAGTCTTTTGGAGAGTGAAATAGCTTTATATGATATAGATCCTATGAGATTAAAAGAATCAGGAGATATGCTTGCAGCTATGAATAAAAGAATAAATAATGGAAGAGCTAAAATTAAATCATATTGCGGTATTGAAAATAGAAAAGAGGCTATAAAGAATGCTGATTTTATAGTTACTGCAATACAGGTTGGAGGATATGAACCTTGTACCGTAATAGATTTTGAAATACCTAAAAAATACGGACTTAGACAAACTATTGCTGATACTTTAGGAATAGGAGGGATATTCAGAACTTTAAGAACATTGCCTGTTTTTGAAGATATAGCAAGAGATATAGAGGAATATGCTCCTAATGCTTGGCTTTTAAACTATGTTAATCCTATGGCTATGATTACAGGGTTTATGTTAAGATATACAGGTGTTAAGACTGTAGGCTTATGTCATAGCGTGCAGGTATGTTCAAAAGATTTGTTAGAAAGTCTTGGTATGGAAGATAAACTAGAAGGCAGAAAAGATTTTATAGCCGGAATAAATCATATGGCTTGGCTTCTTGATATAAGGGATAAAAATGGAAATGATTTATACCCTGAAATTAAAAAAAGAGTTTATGAAAAAAATGAAAAGCATAAGGATATGGTAAGATTTGAATATATAAAAAGGCTTGGATACTATTGTACAGAATCAAGCGAACATAATGCAGAATATAATCCTTTCTTTATAAAAAGTAAATATCCTGAATTAATTGATAAATTTAATATACCTTTAGATGAATATCCCAGAAGATGCATTAAACAGATAGAAGATTGGAAGAGAGATAGTCAGAACCTTTTAGACGGAGAGTTTTTAAATCATAAACATTCAAAAGAATACGGCTCTTTTATAATGAATGCAATATTAACTAATGAACCTTATAAAATTGGAGGTAATATTCTTAATAATGGAGTTATAGAAAATTTAGATAGAAATGCATGTGTAGAAGTACCTTGTCTTGTTGATTCTAATGGAGTGCAGCCTACTTATGTTGGTAAATTACCTGTTCAATTAGCTGCTATGAATATGACTAATATAAATGTTCAGCTCATTACAATAGAAGCTCATGTAACTAAAAGGCTAGAACATATATATCATGCGGCTATGATGGATCCGCATACATCTTCAGAATTATCGATAGATGATATAGTTTCATTATGTGATGACTTGATAAAAGAGCATGGTAATTGGCTTCCTAAATATAAATAA